A stretch of the Arachis stenosperma cultivar V10309 chromosome 6, arast.V10309.gnm1.PFL2, whole genome shotgun sequence genome encodes the following:
- the LOC130936622 gene encoding protein PSK SIMULATOR 1-like → MGGEKVNGSWLSAFWPASRKSASEDKAVVGILGSEVAGLMLKVVNLWQSLSDGELTRIREGIMNSVGVKMLVSDDDDFLMELLLNEVLDNFRSLSRSVARLGKRCVDPVYHRFEHFVSNPAQNYIHWSGWEYKWKKMERKVKKMEKFVAAMMLYSQELEVQAELEQTFRRMQANPELHRAKLLEFQKKVVLQRQEVRNLKDMSLWNRSYDYVVRLLARSLFTILERIILIFGKHQLPTIPQQNDSPNGNTNNFLRSHSFSALMHTSVHPSENDLYGLNSEDIVRRPASNSGFIADKNRRKKKQHQTLNPPALCGKDLHPESKQLVHIGAISGCMSVANNSLVIQSCLVKNGGSMRLTGFHMKNIDKMKTVEKSPLSNRIRIYSKILMNNRLKPAPFMLGDAALALHYANLIVLIERATSSPHPIDHETRDDLYSMLPTTIRTLLRAKLKRDAKNRPSSFYDANLAAERSVVLEQILEWLAPLAHNMIRWHSERNFEKEDTTLNANVFLVQTLHFANQAKTEAAITDLLVALNYVCRVDKKAENRDTMEFAGTRSLNGVCLRQNRMYNVPL, encoded by the coding sequence ATGGGGGGTGAAAAGGTGAATGGATCATGGCTCAGTGCTTTCTGGCCAGCCTCCCGCAAGAGTGCATCAGAGGACAAGGCAGTGGTTGGAATTTTGGGGTCCGAAGTTGCGGGTTTGATGTTGAAGGTGGTTAATCTATGGCAGTCTTTGAGTGATGGGGAGTTGACGAGAATAAGGGAAGGGATAATGAACTCTGTTGGGGTGAAAATGCTGGTGTCTGATGACGATGATTTCCTAATGGAACTTTTGTTGAATGAGGTACTTGATAACTTCAGATCGCTTTCCCGGTCTGTGGCCAGGTTGGGTAAGAGATGTGTGGATCCTGTGTATCATCGATTTGAACATTTTGTTTCTAACCCAGCTCAAAATTATATCCATTGGTCTGGGTGGGAATATAAATGGAAAAAGATGGAGAGGAAGGTGAAGAAAATGGAAAAATTTGTTGCCGCCATGATGCTGTATTCCCAAGAGCTTGAGGTACAGGCAGAGCTTGAACAAACTTTCAGGAGGATGCAGGCGAATCCTGAACTGCACAGAGCGAAATTGCTCGAGTTTCAGAAGAAGGTTGTGTTGCAGCGCCAAGAAGTGAGAAATCTGAAAGACATGTCTCTGTGGAATAGGAGTTATGATTATGTTGTTCGGTTGTTGGCAAGATCTCTGTTTACAATATTGGAGAGGATCATACTTATTTTTGGGAAGCATCAGCTACCAACTATTCCACAACAAAATGATTCTCCCAATGGAAACACCAACAATTTTCTGCGTAGTCACTCCTTTTCTGCTCTTATGCATACTTCTGTCCATCCTTCAGAGAATGATCTCTATGGGTTGAATTCCGAAGACATTGTTAGGAGGCCTGCATCAAACTCGGGCTTCATAGCTGACAAGAACAGACGAAAAAAGAAGCAGCATCAGACTCTCAATCCACCAGCTTTGTGTGGAAAAGACCTACATCCAGAAAGCAAGCAGTTAGTACATATTGGGGCCATCAGTGGTTGCATGTCTGTTGCAAACAATTCTCTTGTCATACAAAGCTGTTTGGTAAAGAATGGCGGTTCCATGAGGTTGACAGGTTTTCATAtgaaaaatattgataaaatgAAAACAGTGGAAAAATCCCCACTCTCTAACAGGATTAGAATATATTCGAAGATATTGATGAACAACCGGTTAAAGCCTGCTCCATTTATGCTTGGTGATGCAGCTTTGGCCCTACATTACGCAAATCTGATTGTATTGATTGAGAGGGCAACGTCATCACCCCATCCAATTGATCACGAAACAAGGGATGATCTGTACAGTATGCTACCGACTACCATAAGAACCCTTCTGAGAGCTAAGCTTAAGCGTGATGCGAAAAACAGGCCTTCCTCGTTCTATGATGCCAACCTTGCAGCAGAACGGAGTGTGGTTCTTGAACAAATATTGGAGTGGTTGGCTCCACTTGCACATAACATGATAAGGTGGCATTCTGAGAGAAATTTCGAGAAGGAGGATACAACTTTGAATGCGAATGTCTTTCTTGTCCAGACTCTACACTTTGCTAATCAGGCAAAGACTGAAGCTGCCATTACTGATCTTCTTGTTGCTCTCAACTATGTATGCAGGGTTGATAAAAAAGCAGAAAATAGAGATACAATGGAGTTTGCTGGCACTAGATCTTTAAATGGTGTTTGTTTAAGACAAAATAGAATGTACAATGTTCCTTTATGA